The Streptomyces sp. NBC_00440 genome contains a region encoding:
- a CDS encoding ABC transporter ATP-binding protein, whose amino-acid sequence MAPTLHPWLIHAEELRVRAGRHLAVDGLDLTLKAGVHGLLGPNGAGKTTLMRALSTVVKPAGGSLTLLGAQVDGRADLRAVRRGLGYLPQQFGFYPRFTVREFVEYMAWLKEMPRTAVPDAVQRAIERVGLTSKADVKMKALSGGMLRRAGIAQAIVNDPELLLLDEPTVGLDPEQRLDFRDLLRDLGSDSCVLVSTHLVEDVVAACTDVILMNEGRLLFQGTPDDLIARGGQNDAGDSPAERGYSALLRQHRRSNA is encoded by the coding sequence ATGGCCCCCACCCTTCATCCCTGGCTCATCCACGCGGAAGAACTGCGTGTGCGGGCCGGCCGGCACCTGGCCGTCGACGGCCTCGACCTGACCCTGAAAGCCGGCGTGCACGGTCTGCTCGGCCCGAACGGTGCCGGAAAGACCACGCTGATGCGCGCGCTGTCCACCGTCGTCAAGCCCGCGGGCGGCTCCTTGACGCTGCTCGGCGCGCAGGTCGACGGCCGCGCAGACCTGCGCGCGGTACGTCGCGGACTGGGGTATCTGCCGCAGCAGTTCGGCTTCTACCCGCGGTTCACGGTCCGCGAGTTCGTCGAGTACATGGCCTGGCTCAAGGAAATGCCCAGAACCGCGGTACCCGACGCCGTGCAACGCGCGATCGAGCGGGTGGGTCTCACCAGCAAGGCCGACGTCAAGATGAAGGCGCTGTCCGGTGGCATGCTGCGCCGGGCCGGTATCGCTCAGGCCATCGTGAACGACCCCGAGCTGCTGCTGCTCGACGAGCCCACCGTCGGACTCGACCCCGAACAGCGGCTCGACTTCCGCGACTTGCTGCGTGACCTCGGCTCCGACAGCTGTGTGCTGGTCTCCACCCACCTCGTCGAGGACGTCGTCGCCGCCTGCACCGACGTCATCCTCATGAACGAAGGCCGGCTCCTCTTCCAGGGCACCCCCGACGACCTGATCGCCCGAGGCGGGCAGAACGACGCGGGCGACAGCCCGGCGGAGCGCGGTTACTCGGCGCTCCTGCGTCAGCACCGGCGGAGCAACGCATGA
- a CDS encoding DUF1772 domain-containing protein: MLDALQVVTTVAFGLMVGVEFSVAFVMNPIFNALPEDSGQLARSHGGRMLGAVMPFWYIGSLVLAAVWAIAGWHHHGTGLVVTAGALLLVSVVMSLLLLVPINNQGKTWTPENRPEDWKEQMHRWDRFHYVRVAILIAAFTLLVAALV, translated from the coding sequence ATGCTCGATGCGCTTCAGGTCGTCACCACCGTGGCCTTCGGACTGATGGTGGGGGTGGAGTTCTCCGTCGCCTTCGTCATGAACCCGATCTTCAACGCACTTCCCGAGGACAGCGGTCAGCTCGCCCGCAGCCACGGGGGCCGGATGCTCGGCGCCGTGATGCCGTTCTGGTACATCGGCTCACTCGTCCTCGCCGCGGTCTGGGCCATCGCCGGATGGCACCACCACGGGACCGGCCTCGTCGTCACCGCCGGCGCGCTGCTGCTCGTCAGCGTGGTCATGTCGCTCCTGCTGCTCGTCCCGATCAACAACCAGGGCAAGACGTGGACCCCCGAGAACCGGCCCGAGGACTGGAAGGAGCAGATGCACCGCTGGGACCGCTTCCACTATGTCCGCGTCGCCATCCTCATCGCCGCCTTCACCCTGCTCGTCGCCGCCCTCGTCTGA
- a CDS encoding DUF4267 domain-containing protein — MLLKKINTVLAAAFILFILWFGTEFILSPETAAAGFGLPSPPAGDGGGFLIIKGIRDVVLALVLGILLVTGHRRALGWTLLVESLAAYGDMTTVLAHHGSVATALGVHCLTATLMVVNGLLIMRETRRAVAAPATPALQPA, encoded by the coding sequence GTGTTACTGAAGAAGATCAACACCGTCCTGGCCGCCGCCTTCATCCTCTTCATCCTCTGGTTCGGGACGGAGTTCATCCTGAGTCCGGAGACGGCGGCGGCGGGCTTCGGCCTGCCGAGCCCGCCCGCCGGCGACGGTGGCGGCTTCCTGATCATCAAGGGAATCCGCGACGTCGTCCTGGCCCTGGTCCTGGGCATCCTGCTGGTGACGGGCCACCGCCGGGCGCTGGGCTGGACGCTGCTGGTGGAGTCCCTCGCCGCGTACGGCGACATGACCACCGTGCTGGCCCACCACGGCTCCGTGGCCACTGCGCTCGGCGTCCACTGCCTGACCGCGACACTGATGGTGGTCAATGGCCTGCTGATCATGCGCGAGACCCGCAGGGCCGTGGCCGCTCCGGCAACGCCCGCCCTGCAGCCCGCCTGA
- a CDS encoding TetR/AcrR family transcriptional regulator: protein MSVQERKERERAGRERLIVATARELAEQQGWDAVTTRRLAERIEYSQPVLYSHFRGKREIIGAVALEGSTEMAAALRAATSAADGPRARVTALARAYLDFAARNPAVYDAIFQLDGGLAFAQEDTPEPLKDAFAALLETLGEVAGDHVHPGLFTEVFWAALHGLATLGRSGRLPPEDTEQRVELLVDRLAMV, encoded by the coding sequence ATGTCGGTACAGGAACGCAAGGAGCGTGAACGGGCGGGCCGCGAGCGTCTCATCGTGGCGACGGCCCGTGAACTCGCCGAGCAGCAGGGCTGGGACGCGGTCACCACCCGCCGGCTCGCCGAGCGCATCGAGTACAGCCAGCCCGTCCTCTACAGCCACTTCCGCGGCAAACGGGAGATCATCGGCGCCGTCGCCCTTGAGGGCTCCACCGAGATGGCCGCGGCGCTGCGGGCCGCGACCTCCGCCGCGGACGGCCCCCGCGCCCGGGTCACCGCCCTCGCCCGCGCCTACCTCGACTTCGCCGCACGCAACCCGGCGGTCTACGACGCCATCTTCCAGCTCGACGGCGGCCTGGCGTTCGCACAGGAGGACACCCCGGAACCACTCAAGGACGCCTTCGCCGCGCTACTGGAGACGCTCGGCGAGGTCGCCGGGGACCACGTCCACCCGGGGCTGTTCACCGAGGTGTTCTGGGCGGCCCTGCACGGCCTTGCGACCCTGGGCCGGTCGGGACGCCTGCCCCCGGAGGACACCGAGCAGAGGGTGGAGCTGCTGGTGGACCGGCTCGCCATGGTCTGA
- a CDS encoding zf-HC2 domain-containing protein, which yields MTHPTTMVLARYADGGRGLDDAALWSVEVHLDTCGDCREELARNVTPATTDVLGRVAVSLDRAIDTSPLPARRRTYAVGTYAVAVHRRRLAWALAPWLAVTVAVLGCGVLLNSAEPSLPSLVLLLAPVAPLPGVAVAWSRRTDPVWELIATTPAAGLAMVLRHTLAVLVVVLPALLAAGVSTGTSLVLILLPCLAFTAATLALGAFIGVRRAAIGLGTAWSAAVLLPSVAARSLSPVLQPGSDAVWAVITVALAAVTLFAAPHFRRLTSGN from the coding sequence ATGACTCACCCCACCACGATGGTTCTGGCCCGCTACGCGGACGGCGGGCGCGGGCTCGACGACGCCGCGCTCTGGTCCGTCGAGGTCCATCTCGACACGTGCGGGGACTGCCGTGAAGAACTCGCCAGGAACGTCACCCCGGCCACGACGGATGTGCTCGGCCGTGTCGCCGTCTCGCTCGACCGGGCGATCGATACGAGCCCGCTCCCGGCCAGGCGACGCACCTACGCAGTGGGCACATACGCAGTGGCCGTGCACCGACGCCGGCTTGCCTGGGCGCTGGCACCCTGGCTCGCGGTGACCGTCGCGGTGCTGGGCTGCGGGGTGCTCCTCAACTCCGCCGAACCCAGCCTGCCTTCGCTCGTACTGCTGCTGGCCCCGGTGGCTCCGCTGCCCGGCGTCGCGGTGGCCTGGAGCCGGCGGACCGACCCGGTCTGGGAACTGATCGCCACCACTCCCGCAGCCGGCCTGGCCATGGTGCTGCGGCACACGCTCGCGGTGCTCGTCGTCGTACTTCCGGCGCTGCTGGCGGCGGGTGTCAGCACCGGGACCTCACTGGTCCTCATCCTGCTGCCGTGCCTGGCGTTCACCGCGGCCACCCTCGCGCTCGGCGCCTTCATCGGCGTGCGGCGTGCGGCGATCGGACTCGGGACGGCCTGGTCCGCGGCCGTGCTGCTGCCGAGCGTGGCAGCCCGGTCCCTGTCCCCGGTACTACAGCCGGGCAGCGATGCCGTCTGGGCGGTGATCACCGTGGCCCTTGCCGCGGTCACCCTGTTCGCCGCCCCGCACTTCCGCCGCCTGACCAGCGGCAACTGA